The following are encoded together in the Flammeovirga agarivorans genome:
- the metE gene encoding 5-methyltetrahydropteroyltriglutamate--homocysteine S-methyltransferase: MKITTLGYPRIGKKRELKKANEQFWAGKINEQELQTVASELKAEHWNIQKENLVEQPTSNDFSFYDQVLDLIVDFNCIPKRFQPIHHLSPLQKYFALARGYQDNELNINAMSMTKWFDTNYHYIVPEFYKKTHFKLSESPKAVQEYTEAKAIGIDTKVTLIGPLSFLLLGKEKEQGFHRLELIHQLKEEYIKLLNKLCDLGATEVQFHEPILAKDYNEEINFALKTVYNEFKKRASKINVCVVNFFDCYGDYLPTILQLPLSSLHLDLTRCGEQLKDVLSSQYLNNSLTLSLGVVDGRNIWKNDFKKSLQFISSAIDVVGKERIEISTSCSLLHVPYDLELEESSTKINQSIIPWLSFAKQKLQELKELQEIVESGSIYTHPLFIKNQEIIQSRKDSDQVHHQEVKNRVDTLIDTDALRSSPFKERKEIQKNILQLPLLPTTTIGSFPQTKEVRQQRNLFIKGKITKNEYDTFLKEQIKEAILFQEQIDMDVLVHGEFERNDMVEYFGEQLEGVTFSSFGWVQSYGSRCVKPPIIFGDVSRKKPMTVEWTSYAQSLTNKPVKGMLTGPITILQWSFVRDDQPRKTTCEQISLAIRDEVLDLEAAGIKVIQIDEPALREGLPLRKDAWEEYLTWAVNAFRISSCGVNDATQIHTHMCYSQFNDIIQHIANLDADVITIECSRAQMKLLDAFSDFRYPNEIGPGVYDIHSPNVPSKYDIIDFINKAKRRIPVDQLWVNPDCGLKTRGWKETKAALEVMVEATQKARELFEIAV, from the coding sequence ATGAAAATCACAACATTAGGTTACCCTAGAATCGGTAAAAAAAGAGAGCTTAAGAAAGCAAATGAGCAATTTTGGGCTGGGAAAATTAATGAACAGGAACTTCAAACCGTCGCTTCTGAATTAAAAGCAGAACATTGGAACATTCAAAAGGAAAACCTTGTGGAGCAACCTACCTCCAACGACTTTTCTTTCTATGATCAAGTTCTAGACCTGATCGTTGACTTTAACTGTATTCCCAAGCGTTTTCAGCCTATTCATCACCTTAGTCCATTACAAAAGTATTTTGCCTTAGCAAGGGGATACCAGGATAACGAATTGAATATCAACGCTATGTCAATGACCAAATGGTTTGATACCAATTATCATTATATCGTACCAGAATTCTATAAGAAAACACATTTCAAACTCTCAGAAAGCCCCAAAGCAGTTCAAGAATATACCGAAGCTAAAGCCATAGGAATAGATACTAAGGTGACTCTTATTGGACCATTAAGTTTTCTATTATTAGGGAAAGAAAAAGAGCAAGGATTCCATAGACTTGAACTCATCCACCAACTGAAAGAAGAGTACATCAAACTTTTAAATAAATTATGTGACTTAGGTGCTACTGAAGTTCAGTTTCATGAACCAATTTTAGCAAAAGATTATAATGAGGAAATCAATTTTGCCTTAAAAACGGTCTATAATGAGTTCAAAAAAAGAGCTTCAAAAATCAATGTGTGCGTTGTTAATTTTTTCGATTGCTATGGCGATTACCTACCAACTATTCTTCAATTACCACTTAGCTCACTTCATTTAGATTTAACTCGTTGTGGAGAACAATTAAAAGATGTCTTATCATCACAATACTTAAATAATAGTTTAACGCTGTCGTTAGGAGTTGTTGATGGAAGAAATATCTGGAAGAATGATTTTAAGAAATCCCTTCAGTTTATTTCCTCTGCAATAGATGTAGTTGGTAAGGAAAGAATTGAAATCAGTACATCTTGCTCGTTATTACATGTTCCTTATGATTTGGAACTAGAAGAATCATCTACCAAAATAAATCAATCTATCATTCCTTGGTTAAGCTTTGCAAAACAAAAGTTACAAGAACTGAAAGAGCTACAAGAAATTGTTGAAAGTGGAAGTATTTACACCCACCCATTATTTATTAAAAATCAAGAAATCATTCAATCTAGAAAGGATTCTGATCAGGTGCATCATCAAGAAGTAAAAAATAGAGTGGACACCTTGATAGACACTGATGCACTTCGATCGAGTCCTTTTAAAGAAAGAAAAGAAATACAGAAAAATATACTGCAGTTACCACTACTACCTACTACTACAATAGGATCATTTCCTCAAACTAAAGAGGTGAGACAGCAACGTAACCTTTTTATCAAAGGTAAAATCACAAAAAATGAATACGACACTTTCTTAAAAGAGCAAATTAAAGAAGCTATTCTATTTCAAGAACAGATTGACATGGATGTATTAGTTCATGGTGAATTTGAAAGGAATGACATGGTAGAGTACTTCGGAGAACAACTAGAAGGAGTTACTTTTAGCAGCTTTGGATGGGTGCAAAGTTATGGTTCGAGGTGTGTAAAACCTCCAATCATCTTTGGTGATGTTTCTAGAAAAAAGCCAATGACAGTCGAGTGGACTTCCTACGCCCAATCTCTTACTAATAAGCCAGTAAAAGGAATGTTGACTGGACCCATTACAATCTTACAATGGTCGTTTGTAAGAGATGATCAACCTAGAAAAACAACATGTGAACAAATCAGCTTAGCGATTAGAGATGAAGTTCTTGACCTTGAAGCGGCAGGAATTAAAGTCATTCAGATTGATGAACCTGCTTTAAGAGAAGGGTTACCACTCAGAAAAGATGCATGGGAAGAATACCTAACTTGGGCAGTAAATGCCTTTAGAATTTCTAGTTGTGGAGTAAACGATGCGACACAAATTCACACACACATGTGCTACTCTCAGTTTAATGATATCATTCAGCATATCGCTAATTTGGATGCTGATGTAATTACGATAGAATGTTCGAGGGCTCAGATGAAATTGCTTGATGCTTTTTCTGATTTCAGGTACCCGAATGAAATTGGGCCTGGAGTGTATGATATTCACTCGCCTAATGTTCCTTCAAAATATGATATTATTGATTTCATCAATAAAGCAAAAAGGCGAATTCCTGTTGATCAACTTTGGGTTAACCCAGATTGTGGACTAAAAACAAGAGGCTGGAAAGAAACAAAAGCAGCATTGGAAGTGATGGTTGAAGCCACACAAAAAGCAAGAGAATTATTTGAAATCGCAGTATAA